Proteins encoded in a region of the Pseudomonas putida genome:
- a CDS encoding carbohydrate porin, whose amino-acid sequence MEQRKRISTLGSLALLAVVGSGGVQAAEAFSSESKWMTGDWGGTRTELLEKGYDFTLDYVGEVAGNLHGGYNDDKTARYSDQFALGAHLDLQKILGWHDAEFKLAITERSGRNLSNDRISDPRAGQFSSVQEVWGRGQTWRLTQMWVKQKYFDGALDVKFGRFGEGEDFNSFPCDFQNLAFCGSQVGNWVGGIWYNWPVSQWALRVKYNITPEFFVQVGAFEQNPSNLETGNGFKLSGSGTKGAILPVEAVWSPKVNGLPGEYRLGYYYSTAKADDVFDDVNGNPQALSGEAFKSHSSKHGWWVVAQQQVTAHGGDVNRGLSLFANFTVHDKATNVVDNYQQVGLVYKGAFDARPKDDIGFGVARIHVNDDVKKRAELLNAQSGINDYDNPGFVPLQRTEYNAELYYGFHVTNWLTVRPNLQYIKSPGGVDQVDNALVAGLKIQSSF is encoded by the coding sequence ATGGAACAGCGCAAACGCATCAGCACATTGGGCTCGCTGGCCTTGCTCGCCGTTGTCGGCAGCGGCGGCGTGCAGGCTGCCGAGGCTTTTTCCAGTGAGTCGAAATGGATGACTGGCGACTGGGGCGGCACCCGTACCGAGCTGCTGGAAAAGGGCTACGACTTCACCCTCGACTATGTCGGCGAGGTAGCCGGCAACCTGCACGGCGGCTACAACGACGACAAGACCGCCCGCTACAGCGACCAGTTCGCCCTCGGCGCGCACCTGGACTTGCAGAAAATACTTGGCTGGCACGATGCCGAGTTCAAGCTGGCGATCACCGAGCGCAGCGGCCGCAACCTGTCCAATGACCGCATCAGCGACCCACGCGCTGGGCAGTTCAGCTCGGTGCAGGAGGTGTGGGGCCGTGGTCAGACTTGGCGCTTGACGCAGATGTGGGTCAAGCAGAAGTACTTCGACGGCGCACTGGACGTCAAATTCGGCCGCTTCGGCGAGGGCGAGGACTTCAACAGCTTCCCTTGCGATTTCCAGAACCTGGCCTTCTGTGGCTCGCAGGTGGGCAACTGGGTCGGCGGCATCTGGTACAACTGGCCGGTCAGCCAGTGGGCGCTGCGGGTGAAATACAACATCACCCCGGAATTCTTCGTGCAGGTCGGCGCTTTCGAGCAGAACCCTTCCAACCTGGAAACCGGCAACGGCTTCAAGCTCAGCGGCAGTGGTACCAAGGGGGCGATCTTGCCGGTGGAAGCGGTGTGGTCACCCAAGGTCAACGGCCTGCCTGGTGAGTACCGCCTGGGCTACTACTACAGCACGGCCAAGGCCGACGATGTGTTTGACGACGTCAACGGCAACCCGCAGGCGCTCAGCGGCGAGGCCTTCAAGTCGCATTCCAGCAAGCACGGCTGGTGGGTGGTGGCGCAGCAGCAAGTCACCGCTCACGGTGGCGACGTCAACCGTGGCCTGAGCCTGTTCGCCAACTTCACCGTGCACGACAAGGCCACCAACGTGGTCGACAACTACCAGCAGGTGGGGCTGGTCTACAAAGGCGCCTTCGACGCCCGGCCCAAGGATGACATCGGCTTTGGCGTGGCGCGTATTCATGTAAATGACGACGTGAAAAAGCGCGCTGAACTGCTGAACGCCCAGAGTGGCATCAACGATTACGACAACCCAGGCTTCGTGCCGCTGCAACGCACCGAGTACAACGCCGAGCTCTATTACGGCTTCCACGTCACCAACTGGCTCACCGTGCGGCCCAACCTGCAGTACATCAAAAGCCCCGGCGGGGTAGACCAGGTGGACAACGCGCTGGTCGCAGGTTTGAAGATTCAGTCGTCATTCTGA
- a CDS encoding D-hexose-6-phosphate mutarotase: MPEHPLHRFFSSQRPRPTFEWERYQQRDVLIIDHPRCQAVFSRQGAQLLHFQPAGERPWLWCAEQWPQVGAIRGGVPVCWPWYGRHPSEDLWPAHGWARLLDWKLVDSREDEDGVSLKWRLDLCDWQVDLHARLGSRMELSLSTEHQDSEPCQLSHALLAYWRISDVSEIALSGLEDIEGYDRLNRQACREEGALKLKGGCQKVYPSTPRVQLQDPAWQRELCIDTGDSDDTVVWHPGNRPLMGVSGRESQRFVCVEAASGSGEGLSLAPGQRAHLRLQAHRLS; this comes from the coding sequence ATGCCCGAACATCCGCTCCATCGCTTCTTTTCCTCGCAGCGGCCAAGGCCGACATTCGAGTGGGAGCGTTACCAGCAGCGCGATGTGCTGATCATCGATCATCCCCGTTGCCAGGCGGTATTCAGCCGCCAGGGTGCGCAGTTGCTGCACTTTCAACCGGCCGGTGAGCGGCCGTGGCTGTGGTGCGCCGAGCAGTGGCCGCAGGTAGGGGCGATTCGGGGTGGGGTGCCGGTGTGCTGGCCGTGGTATGGCCGCCACCCCAGCGAAGACCTGTGGCCGGCCCACGGTTGGGCACGCCTGCTGGATTGGAAGCTGGTGGACAGCCGCGAGGACGAGGATGGCGTGAGCCTGAAATGGCGGCTGGACCTGTGCGACTGGCAGGTCGACCTGCATGCTCGCCTGGGCAGCCGCATGGAACTGAGCCTGAGCACCGAGCATCAAGACAGCGAACCGTGCCAGTTGAGCCATGCGCTGCTGGCCTATTGGCGCATCAGTGACGTGTCCGAGATAGCGCTGTCTGGGCTAGAGGATATCGAAGGCTACGACCGCCTCAACCGCCAGGCCTGCCGTGAGGAGGGTGCGCTGAAGCTCAAGGGCGGCTGCCAGAAGGTCTACCCGAGCACGCCTCGGGTGCAGCTGCAGGACCCGGCGTGGCAGCGCGAGCTGTGCATCGACACGGGTGACAGCGACGACACCGTGGTCTGGCACCCCGGCAACCGCCCGCTGATGGGCGTGAGTGGGCGCGAGAGCCAGCGTTTCGTTTGTGTCGAGGCCGCCAGCGGCAGCGGCGAGGGCCTGAGCCTGGCGCCGGGCCAGCGTGCGCACTTGCGCTTGCAGGCGCACCGGCTCAGTTGA
- the hexR gene encoding DNA-binding transcriptional regulator HexR yields the protein MRNLLEQIQGRLDELNKAERKVAEVILLNPQQATRFSIAALAQAAKVSEPTVNRFCRSFGVSGYPELKLQLAQSLASGAAYVSRAVEADDDPAAYTQKIFASAIASLDGACQQLDPQQVSRAVDMMIQARQIHFFGLGASAPVALDAQHKFFRFNLAVSAHADVLMQRMLASVAHTGDLFVIISYTGRTRELVEVARLARENGASVLGLTAAGSPLANACSLSLHIPLPEDTDIYMPMTSRIIQLTVLDVLATGMTLRRGVDFQPHLRKIKESLNASRYPIEDDELN from the coding sequence GTGCGAAACCTCCTGGAACAGATCCAGGGACGCCTCGACGAGCTGAACAAGGCCGAACGCAAAGTCGCCGAAGTCATCTTGCTCAACCCGCAACAAGCCACTCGTTTCAGCATCGCTGCTCTGGCCCAGGCGGCCAAGGTCAGCGAACCGACCGTCAACCGCTTCTGCCGCTCGTTTGGCGTCAGCGGCTACCCGGAACTCAAGCTGCAACTGGCGCAGAGCCTGGCCAGCGGCGCCGCCTATGTCAGCCGCGCGGTAGAAGCCGACGATGACCCGGCAGCCTACACCCAGAAGATCTTCGCCAGTGCCATCGCCTCGCTCGACGGCGCTTGCCAGCAACTGGACCCGCAGCAGGTCAGCCGTGCGGTGGACATGATGATCCAGGCCCGACAGATCCACTTCTTCGGCCTAGGCGCCTCGGCCCCGGTGGCCCTGGATGCGCAGCACAAGTTCTTCCGCTTCAACCTGGCGGTGTCAGCCCATGCCGACGTGCTGATGCAGCGCATGCTGGCCTCGGTGGCGCACACCGGCGACCTGTTCGTGATCATTTCCTACACCGGGCGCACCCGCGAACTGGTCGAAGTGGCGCGCCTGGCACGCGAAAACGGCGCCTCGGTGCTGGGCCTGACCGCCGCAGGCTCGCCACTGGCCAATGCCTGCAGCCTGAGCCTGCACATCCCACTGCCGGAAGACACCGACATCTACATGCCGATGACCTCGCGGATCATCCAGCTGACCGTGCTCGATGTGCTGGCCACCGGCATGACCCTGCGCCGCGGCGTGGACTTCCAGCCGCACCTGCGCAAGATCAAGGAAAGCCTCAACGCCAGCCGCTACCCGATCGAGGACGACGAACTCAACTGA
- the zwf gene encoding glucose-6-phosphate dehydrogenase — MAAISVEPCTFALFGALGDLALRKLFPALYQLDRANLLHPDTRLLALAREAGSAQVHLDTIEAHLRRHVPEADIEPASLGRFLARLSYQHLDFLQPEGYQALAEQLPGEQPLIAYFATAAVVYGAICENLDKVGLAPRTRVVLEKPIGHDLESSRRVNDAVARFFPENRVYRIDHYLGKETVQNLIALRFANSLFETQWNQNSISHVEITVAEKVGIEGRWGYFDKAGQLRDMIQNHLLQLLCLIAMDPPSELSADAIRDEKVKVLKALAPITGDGLSTRVVRGQYIAGYSEGKPVPGYLEEDNANAQSDTETFVALRADIRNWRWSGVPFYLRTGKRMPQKLSQIVIHFKETPHYIFAPEQRLQIGNKLIIRLQPDEGISLRVMTKEQGLDKGMQLRSGPLQLNFSDTWRSARIPDAYERLLLEVMRGNQNLFVRKDEIEYAWKWCDQLIAGWRNAGDAPKPYAAGSWGPMSSIALITRDGRAWYGDI, encoded by the coding sequence ATGGCTGCGATCAGTGTCGAACCTTGCACCTTTGCCCTGTTTGGCGCCCTCGGCGACCTGGCATTGCGCAAGCTGTTTCCTGCGCTCTACCAGCTCGACCGGGCCAACTTGCTGCATCCGGACACCCGCCTGCTGGCCTTGGCCCGCGAGGCCGGCAGTGCGCAGGTGCATCTGGACACCATCGAGGCGCACTTGCGCCGGCATGTGCCCGAAGCCGATATCGAGCCTGCTTCGCTGGGGCGCTTCCTTGCCCGGCTGAGCTATCAGCACCTGGACTTCCTTCAGCCCGAGGGCTACCAGGCCCTGGCCGAGCAACTGCCCGGCGAGCAGCCGTTGATCGCTTACTTCGCCACCGCGGCAGTGGTGTACGGGGCCATTTGCGAAAACCTCGACAAGGTCGGGTTGGCCCCGCGCACGCGCGTGGTACTGGAAAAGCCCATCGGCCACGACCTTGAGTCGTCGCGCCGGGTCAACGATGCCGTGGCGCGCTTCTTCCCTGAAAACCGGGTCTACCGCATCGACCATTACCTGGGCAAAGAGACCGTGCAAAACCTCATTGCCCTGCGCTTCGCCAACAGCCTGTTCGAAACCCAGTGGAACCAGAATTCCATCTCCCACGTGGAGATAACCGTCGCGGAAAAGGTCGGTATCGAAGGCCGTTGGGGTTATTTCGACAAGGCCGGCCAGCTGCGCGACATGATTCAGAACCACCTGCTGCAGCTGCTGTGCCTGATCGCCATGGACCCGCCCAGCGAGCTGTCCGCCGATGCCATTCGCGACGAAAAGGTGAAAGTGCTCAAGGCCCTGGCACCGATCACCGGCGACGGCCTGAGCACCCGTGTGGTGCGCGGCCAGTACATTGCCGGCTACAGCGAAGGCAAACCGGTGCCTGGTTACCTGGAAGAAGACAACGCCAACGCCCAGAGCGACACCGAAACGTTCGTTGCCCTGCGCGCCGACATCCGCAACTGGCGCTGGTCGGGTGTGCCGTTCTACCTGCGTACCGGCAAGCGCATGCCGCAGAAGCTGTCGCAGATCGTCATCCACTTCAAGGAAACGCCGCACTACATCTTCGCCCCGGAGCAGCGTTTGCAGATCGGTAACAAGCTGATCATCCGCCTGCAACCGGACGAAGGCATTTCTTTACGGGTGATGACCAAGGAGCAAGGCCTGGACAAGGGCATGCAACTGCGCAGTGGCCCTTTGCAATTGAATTTTTCCGACACCTGGCGCAGCGCAAGAATTCCGGATGCCTACGAGCGGCTTTTGCTCGAAGTGATGCGCGGCAACCAGAACCTGTTCGTGCGCAAGGACGAAATCGAGTATGCCTGGAAATGGTGCGACCAGTTGATCGCCGGCTGGCGTAATGCGGGCGATGCGCCCAAGCCTTACGCTGCGGGCTCCTGGGGGCCGATGAGCTCGATTGCACTGATCACACGCGATGGGAGGGCGTGGTATGGGGATATCTGA
- the pgl gene encoding 6-phosphogluconolactonase — MGISELKLPAAVKAHSLADAKALAATLAHDVAERLRAAIAAKGQACVVLSGGRSPVPFLENLASENLDWAKVTVSLADERWVPVEHADSNAGLLARHLLKGAAAKARFVGLYQQAENLDAAALKADQGLVALPPIDVLVLGMGDDGHTASLFPASPNLEAGLDLASPRRCLPLLAPSVPHQRLSMTRSLLASAGFIALSVQGQGKLATLRAALAGNDLTEMPIRAFLHDPLDIYWCP; from the coding sequence ATGGGGATATCTGAACTGAAACTGCCAGCGGCCGTGAAGGCACATAGCCTGGCGGACGCCAAGGCACTGGCTGCAACCCTGGCGCACGACGTGGCCGAACGGCTGCGCGCGGCCATTGCCGCCAAGGGCCAAGCCTGCGTGGTGCTGTCCGGTGGCCGCAGCCCGGTGCCGTTCCTGGAGAACCTGGCCAGCGAAAACCTGGACTGGGCCAAGGTCACCGTCAGCCTGGCCGACGAGCGCTGGGTACCGGTGGAGCATGCTGACAGCAATGCTGGCCTGTTGGCCCGCCACCTGTTGAAGGGCGCGGCGGCCAAGGCCCGCTTCGTTGGCCTGTACCAGCAGGCGGAAAACCTCGATGCCGCTGCGCTCAAGGCCGACCAGGGCTTGGTCGCGCTACCGCCAATCGACGTGCTGGTGCTGGGCATGGGTGACGATGGCCATACCGCCTCGCTGTTTCCGGCCAGCCCCAACCTGGAGGCAGGCCTGGACTTGGCCAGCCCGCGCCGCTGCCTGCCCTTGCTGGCGCCGAGCGTGCCGCACCAGCGCCTGTCGATGACCCGCTCGCTGCTGGCCAGTGCTGGCTTTATCGCGCTGTCCGTGCAAGGCCAGGGCAAACTCGCTACCCTGCGCGCCGCGCTGGCTGGCAACGACCTTACTGAAATGCCGATTCGCGCTTTTCTTCACGACCCCCTGGACATCTACTGGTGCCCATGA
- a CDS encoding bifunctional 4-hydroxy-2-oxoglutarate aldolase/2-dehydro-3-deoxy-phosphogluconate aldolase: protein MTTLERPQPKLSMADKAARIDAICEKARILPVITIAREEDILPLADALAAGGIRTLEVTLRSQHGLKAIQVLREQRPELCVGAGTVLDRSMFAAVEAAGAQFVVTPGITQDILQAGVDSEIPLLPGISTPSEIMMGYALGYRRFKLFPAEISGGVAAIKAFGGPFGDIRFCPTGGVNPANVRNYMALPNVMCVGGTWMLDSSWIKNGDWARIEACSAEAMALLDAN from the coding sequence ATGACCACCCTCGAACGCCCACAGCCCAAGCTCTCGATGGCTGATAAAGCCGCGCGGATCGACGCCATTTGCGAAAAGGCGCGCATCCTGCCGGTCATCACCATCGCCCGTGAGGAAGACATCCTGCCGCTGGCTGATGCCCTGGCCGCTGGCGGCATCCGTACCCTGGAAGTGACCCTGCGCTCGCAGCATGGCCTGAAGGCCATCCAGGTGCTGCGTGAACAGCGCCCGGAGTTGTGCGTAGGCGCCGGCACCGTGCTTGATCGCAGTATGTTCGCCGCCGTCGAGGCTGCCGGCGCGCAGTTCGTCGTTACACCGGGCATTACCCAGGACATTCTGCAAGCGGGCGTGGACAGTGAAATTCCGCTGCTGCCAGGCATCAGCACGCCATCCGAAATCATGATGGGTTACGCCCTGGGCTACCGTCGCTTCAAGTTGTTCCCGGCGGAAATCAGCGGCGGTGTGGCGGCAATCAAGGCCTTTGGCGGCCCGTTCGGTGATATTCGCTTCTGCCCCACGGGCGGCGTGAACCCGGCCAATGTGCGCAACTACATGGCACTGCCCAATGTGATGTGCGTGGGTGGCACCTGGATGCTCGACAGCAGCTGGATCAAGAACGGCGACTGGGCGCGGATTGAGGCGTGCAGTGCGGAGGCGATGGCGCTGCTGGACGCCAACTGA
- the leuA gene encoding 2-isopropylmalate synthase, which produces MTMLKDPSKKYRAFPTIDLPDRTWPSKTITEAPIWCSSDLRDGNQSLIEPMDSEKKLRFWKTLVQVGVKEIEASFPSASQTDFDFVRTLIQDGHIPDDTTIQVLTQAREDLIARTFESLRGAKKAIVHLYNATSPSFRRIVFNQDKQGVKDIAVNAAKLFVKYAAQQPETHWTFQYSPETFSATEMEFAKEVCDAVIEVWNPTPEHKIILNLPATVEVSTPNIYADQIEWFCRNVSRRDSVIISLHCHNDRGTGIAATELGLMAGADRAEGCLFGNGERTGNVDLVTLALNLYTQGIDPQLDFSDIDGVRKVVEECNQLPVHPRHPYVGDLVHTAFSGSHQDAIRKGFAKQQEGERWEVPYLPIDPADIGRSYEAVIRVNSQSGKGGITYLLEQEYGISLPRRMQIEFSQVVQGETDRLGLEMTAQQIYSLLHKEYLQANAPYALVSHRLQEENGHSAVEVEVAGEGETTLHWRGKGNGALEALVAGLPIAVEIMDYNEHAIGAGTNAKAAAYIELRVAGGRPVHGVGIDENITTASFKALFSALNRSLSQQEAKAA; this is translated from the coding sequence ATGACCATGCTCAAAGACCCTTCGAAGAAGTACCGCGCTTTCCCGACCATCGACCTGCCTGACCGCACCTGGCCGTCGAAGACCATCACCGAAGCACCTATCTGGTGCAGCTCCGACCTGCGTGATGGCAACCAGTCGCTGATCGAGCCGATGGATTCGGAGAAGAAACTGCGCTTCTGGAAGACCTTGGTGCAGGTGGGCGTGAAGGAAATCGAAGCCTCGTTCCCGTCTGCCTCGCAGACCGATTTCGACTTCGTGCGCACCCTGATCCAGGACGGCCACATCCCGGACGACACCACCATCCAGGTGCTCACCCAGGCCCGTGAAGACCTGATCGCCCGCACCTTCGAGTCGCTGCGCGGTGCCAAGAAAGCCATCGTCCACCTGTACAACGCCACCAGCCCGTCGTTCCGCCGCATCGTCTTCAATCAGGACAAGCAAGGCGTGAAGGACATCGCGGTGAACGCGGCCAAGCTGTTCGTCAAATACGCTGCCCAGCAGCCGGAAACCCACTGGACCTTCCAGTACTCGCCAGAAACCTTCAGCGCCACCGAAATGGAATTCGCCAAGGAAGTCTGCGACGCGGTCATCGAGGTGTGGAACCCAACACCTGAACACAAGATCATCCTCAACCTGCCGGCCACCGTGGAAGTGTCCACGCCAAACATCTACGCCGACCAGATCGAGTGGTTCTGCCGCAACGTCAGCCGCCGCGACAGCGTGATCATCAGCCTGCACTGCCACAACGACCGTGGCACCGGCATCGCAGCCACCGAGCTGGGCCTGATGGCCGGTGCCGACCGCGCCGAAGGCTGCCTGTTCGGCAACGGCGAGCGTACCGGTAACGTCGACCTGGTGACCTTGGCACTGAACCTCTACACCCAGGGCATCGACCCGCAGCTGGACTTCTCCGACATCGACGGCGTGCGCAAGGTGGTCGAAGAGTGCAATCAGCTGCCAGTGCACCCTCGCCACCCGTATGTTGGCGACCTGGTCCACACCGCGTTCTCCGGCTCGCACCAGGATGCCATCCGCAAGGGCTTCGCCAAGCAGCAGGAAGGCGAACGGTGGGAAGTGCCGTACCTGCCGATCGACCCGGCCGACATCGGCCGCAGCTACGAGGCGGTGATTCGCGTCAACAGCCAGTCGGGCAAAGGCGGCATCACCTACCTGCTCGAACAGGAATATGGCATCAGCCTGCCGCGCCGCATGCAAATCGAGTTCAGCCAAGTGGTGCAAGGTGAAACCGACCGCCTTGGCCTGGAAATGACCGCCCAGCAAATCTACAGCCTGCTGCACAAGGAATACCTCCAGGCCAACGCGCCATACGCATTGGTCAGCCATCGCCTGCAGGAAGAAAACGGCCACAGCGCCGTGGAAGTGGAAGTGGCCGGTGAAGGCGAAACCACCCTGCACTGGCGCGGCAAGGGCAATGGCGCCCTGGAAGCACTGGTGGCTGGCTTGCCGATTGCCGTGGAGATCATGGACTACAACGAGCACGCCATTGGTGCGGGCACCAATGCCAAGGCAGCGGCCTACATTGAACTGCGCGTGGCCGGTGGCCGCCCGGTACATGGCGTAGGCATCGATGAAAACATCACCACCGCCAGCTTCAAGGCACTGTTCAGCGCGCTGAACCGCTCGCTGAGCCAGCAGGAGGCCAAGGCGGCCTGA
- a CDS encoding peptidoglycan DD-metalloendopeptidase family protein — MPRLFAPLLALSLLLLAGGAQASYITRTLNKPVPGGVAVVDLGPAASAPSARFDGKPVLVVKEQDNWLAIVGIPLTQKPGTAMLNQGGRSLPFSVGSKKYPEQRITLKNTRQVNPNPADLKRIDRELAEQIKAYRSFSPSLPSNLILDKPVNGPLSSKFGVRRFFNGEERNPHAGLDFAVPAGTPIKTPANGKVILVGDYFFNGRTVFVDHGQGFISMFCHMSKIDVQVGQQLRRGEVVGRVGSTGRATGPHMHWNVSLNDARVDPAIFIGAFQP, encoded by the coding sequence ATGCCCCGCCTGTTCGCGCCCCTGCTTGCCCTTTCCCTGCTGCTGCTGGCTGGCGGCGCCCAGGCCAGCTACATCACCCGCACCCTGAACAAACCGGTCCCGGGCGGCGTGGCAGTGGTCGACCTGGGCCCCGCCGCCAGCGCGCCCAGTGCCCGTTTCGACGGCAAGCCAGTGCTGGTGGTGAAGGAACAGGACAACTGGCTGGCCATCGTCGGCATCCCGCTGACCCAGAAGCCCGGCACCGCAATGCTGAACCAAGGCGGGCGCTCCCTGCCTTTCAGCGTCGGCAGTAAAAAGTACCCTGAGCAGCGCATTACCCTGAAGAACACCCGCCAGGTCAACCCGAACCCGGCCGACCTCAAGCGCATCGACCGCGAGCTGGCCGAGCAGATCAAGGCCTACCGCAGCTTCAGCCCGAGCCTGCCGAGTAACCTGATCCTCGACAAGCCGGTCAACGGCCCGCTGTCGAGCAAGTTCGGCGTGCGCCGTTTCTTCAACGGTGAAGAACGCAACCCGCATGCCGGGCTGGACTTCGCGGTGCCTGCGGGCACGCCGATCAAGACCCCGGCCAATGGCAAGGTGATCCTGGTGGGGGATTACTTCTTCAATGGCCGCACGGTATTCGTCGACCATGGGCAGGGCTTTATCAGCATGTTCTGCCACATGTCGAAGATCGACGTGCAGGTGGGGCAGCAACTGCGCCGGGGCGAGGTGGTCGGGCGCGTAGGTTCGACCGGGCGGGCAACCGGGCCGCACATGCACTGGAACGTCAGCCTGAATGATGCGCGGGTGGACCCGGCGATTTTCATTGGCGCGTTCCAACCCTGA
- the xseA gene encoding exodeoxyribonuclease VII large subunit produces MIKDPFERLGLDREVLTVSQLNGRARVLLEDVFRSVWVEGEISNLARPASGHMYFTLKDSGAQVRCALFRQNATRVRQALRDGLAVRVRGKVSLFEGRGDYQLILDTVEPAGDGALRLAFEALKEKLGAEGLFNTERKKPLPAHPQRIGIITSPTGAVIRDIISVFGRRAPQVELNLVPTAVQGREAIAQIVRAIRLADSLGFDALILARGGGSLEDLWCFNEEAVARAVAACVTPIVSAVGHETDVSISDFVADMRAPTPSAAAELLAPDNSGLQQRLDGLQRRLLLRMQNRLTHDRLRLESLTRRLRHPGERLRQQAQRLDDLDMRLRRAFMLNLNQRRERLARLDTRLAAQHPGRNLKLLKQRLDSLAERLPRAMRDVLKDRRQRFQAQLQTLQVVSPLATLARGYSILLDDQGQAIRSAEQTRNGQRLTARLNEGELLVRVEDNHQTPVTLSLLD; encoded by the coding sequence ATGATCAAAGACCCCTTCGAACGACTCGGCCTGGACCGCGAGGTCCTTACCGTCAGCCAACTCAATGGCCGCGCCCGCGTGCTGCTGGAAGACGTGTTCCGCAGCGTCTGGGTGGAAGGCGAAATCTCCAACCTCGCCCGCCCGGCGTCCGGCCACATGTACTTCACCCTCAAGGACAGTGGCGCCCAGGTGCGTTGTGCGTTGTTCCGACAGAACGCCACACGGGTGCGCCAGGCCCTGCGCGACGGCCTGGCGGTGCGGGTGCGCGGCAAGGTTTCGCTGTTCGAGGGGCGTGGCGACTACCAGCTGATTCTCGACACCGTCGAGCCGGCCGGCGATGGTGCCTTGCGGCTGGCCTTCGAGGCGCTGAAGGAAAAGCTCGGTGCCGAGGGGCTGTTCAACACCGAACGCAAGAAGCCGCTGCCAGCCCACCCGCAACGCATCGGCATCATCACCTCGCCCACGGGCGCTGTGATCCGCGACATCATCAGCGTGTTCGGCCGCCGCGCCCCGCAGGTGGAACTGAACTTGGTTCCTACGGCAGTACAAGGCCGCGAAGCCATCGCGCAGATCGTGCGCGCCATTCGCCTGGCCGACAGCCTTGGCTTCGATGCACTGATCCTGGCCCGTGGTGGCGGCTCGCTGGAGGACCTGTGGTGCTTCAACGAAGAAGCCGTGGCGCGTGCCGTGGCCGCCTGCGTCACCCCGATAGTCAGCGCCGTGGGCCATGAAACCGACGTATCGATCAGCGACTTCGTCGCCGACATGCGCGCGCCCACCCCGTCTGCCGCCGCCGAGCTGCTGGCCCCCGACAACAGCGGCCTGCAGCAACGCCTGGATGGCCTGCAGCGGCGCCTGCTGCTGCGCATGCAGAACCGCCTGACCCACGACCGCCTGCGCCTGGAGTCACTGACCCGGCGCCTGCGCCACCCAGGCGAGCGCTTGCGTCAGCAGGCACAGCGCCTGGACGACCTGGACATGCGCCTGCGTCGCGCCTTCATGCTCAACCTCAACCAGCGCCGCGAACGCCTGGCGCGCCTGGACACCCGCCTGGCCGCGCAGCACCCGGGGCGTAACCTGAAGCTGTTGAAACAACGCCTGGACAGCCTGGCCGAGCGCCTGCCACGGGCCATGCGCGATGTGTTGAAAGACCGTCGCCAACGCTTCCAGGCCCAACTGCAAACCCTGCAGGTGGTCAGCCCGCTGGCCACCCTCGCCCGCGGCTACAGCATCCTGCTGGACGACCAGGGCCAGGCCATTCGCAGCGCCGAACAAACCCGCAATGGCCAGCGCCTCACCGCCCGCCTGAACGAAGGCGAGCTGCTGGTGCGGGTCGAAGACAACCACCAGACCCCGGTCACCCTCTCACTACTGGACTGA
- a CDS encoding LysR family transcriptional regulator produces MTSIRQLRYFVEIAECGSFSGAAERLYIAQSALSRQITALEQQLGTPLFERTARLPRLTLAGQAFLERARRLLADLAQAERVTRDIGDGLKGSLRLNHSSTVPVTGPLLGRLGNYLKDNPGVSLEIAQQSSEAQLEDIAGGRLDIGLLRLPVLRQHEGVVLHELFREPLLLAVAAGHPLANAQQVQLERLREERFISIPHRDRGGLSYLSASLCMDAGFFPQAAQVLSRKTTQLQLIQAGFGVALLPACMREIAPASVSFVALEGDCQSTVALACRRDAGQMVRQFVTTMQA; encoded by the coding sequence ATGACGTCGATCCGCCAGTTGCGTTACTTCGTGGAAATCGCCGAATGCGGCAGCTTCAGCGGTGCCGCCGAGCGGTTGTACATCGCCCAGTCGGCATTGAGCCGGCAGATCACGGCGTTGGAACAGCAACTGGGCACGCCGCTGTTCGAGCGCACCGCGCGCCTGCCACGCCTGACACTGGCCGGGCAGGCATTTCTGGAGCGGGCCCGCCGCTTGCTGGCCGACCTGGCACAGGCCGAGCGGGTTACCCGCGACATCGGCGACGGGCTGAAAGGCAGCCTGCGCCTGAACCATTCCAGCACCGTACCGGTGACAGGCCCGTTGCTGGGTCGCCTGGGCAACTACCTGAAGGACAACCCCGGGGTTTCACTGGAGATTGCACAGCAATCGTCGGAGGCACAGCTGGAAGATATTGCTGGCGGGCGGTTGGATATCGGCCTGCTGCGTTTGCCGGTGCTGCGCCAGCATGAAGGTGTGGTGCTGCATGAACTGTTCCGCGAGCCCTTGCTGCTGGCGGTCGCCGCTGGGCATCCCTTGGCCAACGCCCAGCAAGTTCAGTTGGAGCGACTGCGGGAAGAACGCTTCATTTCCATCCCGCACCGAGATCGCGGCGGCTTGAGCTATCTGTCGGCCTCGTTGTGCATGGACGCTGGCTTCTTCCCGCAGGCGGCGCAGGTGTTGTCACGCAAGACGACGCAGTTGCAGCTGATTCAAGCGGGGTTTGGGGTGGCGCTGTTGCCAGCGTGCATGCGCGAAATCGCGCCGGCGTCGGTCAGCTTCGTGGCGCTGGAGGGTGACTGCCAGAGCACAGTGGCGCTGGCCTGTCGACGCGATGCGGGGCAGATGGTGCGGCAGTTCGTAACGACGATGCAGGCTTGA